In the genome of Verrucomicrobiota bacterium, the window ATGATCGGGTGGAGGTGCTTGCAGGGGCCACACCACTCGGCCGAGAAATCGACCAGGACGGGCTTATCCGCTTTCAGGACGACCTGCTCGAAGTTGGCGTCGTTGATCTCAACGAGATTGGCCATGGGTGCTCTCCCTTATCCGCGTCGCGTTGTGTCCGGTGGTGTTGACGTCGTCCCGGGTGTCTTCGGCGACGACCTCGGTGGCATCTTACAGCAAGAGACACCGTGCCTGTCAATATCACAACTGCGATCTGGGTGCGGTTGTTCCTGTGCTTTGCGGAAGGAAAACTGAGTGCGCGGGGTCCGCGCGGGACTACAGGTCGGTCTCGCCGCCGGTACGGAGGATGATCTCGAGGTCGGCCTCGACGTCGAAACCGGCCAGGAGCATTCTGAGTCCTTCGGCCATCTTCTCGGTGCCGGGCCTGACCATGAACATGTCGCGCAGCGACTGGCCGACGTCCCGCGGGTCAGGCCAGCCGCTGAACTCCTTGAGCGCGCTCTCGAGCAGGGCGTAGGCGTCGTGCTGGGTCTTGAGGTCCTGGGTGTGCGCCTCGGCCAGATTGGTGTAGGCGGCGGCGAACATCTTGCGCTTGTGGTCGAGCTTGGCCATTACCTCCTCGAGCTGGCGGTTGCGGCCGGCGCGCTCGTTGACCTGCTGCAGGTCGGTCACGCACCTGCCGAGGTAGTCGGCCGAGTAGCCGATGCGCAGGATGATGTCACGCTTCGAGGTGTTCTCGCGGTCAATGTCGATCCGAATGCTGGCCTGTTGCTGCTGGAACGCTTCGATCATCGTCGAGCGTCTCACCAGCGCCTCCTGGCGGCGCGTGGAGTCGCCCGCGGCGGCCCGGATCTCCTTGTCGATGTCGTTGCTGTTCTTCTGGATGTCGACGATGAGCTGGAGAATACGGCGGAACGACGGCTCGGCCGACGCCCCCGCATCAGCACCGTCCGCCTGCGCGTGCACACGTATGTCGCCGGGCGCGCCCAGGCCGCCGAGCACGCTCCGTGGCCCGCCGGCCCCGCCTCTCCGCCTTTCTTCGTTCTCCTCTTCCTCCTCCTGGGGGCTCTTGGCGTCGTCCTGCTCGTCCTCAACGGCCTCCCCGCTGTCCTGGCCGTCGTCGCTTGTCTCGGGGATACGGATCGCCTCGGTGTTGACGAGCGGACGGTAGACGGCGTTAGCGAGGACAAGGGTTTTCACCTCGGTCTCGAGTTCGGAAGCGAGCTGGGCCTGCGAGTAACCGCGCTTGCGCAGCGACGGCACGTGGAGGCGCTGCTTCGGGTCGGCCTTGGTCACCTCGAAATAGCGGTTGAAGTAGGCGACCGCCTCGCGGTGGTCCTTCTGGGCTAGGAGCACGCTGCCGTAGACGTAGTTGAACTCGGCGACCTGACTGTACGGGCCGCTGCAGACGAACAATCGCTGCGCGGCCGCGTCGTAGTTGCCTTGGCGGTAGTCGAGCTTGCCCACCTCGTAGTAGGCGCGCATCAGGGTGGCGTCAGGGAGCCGATTCTCGCGCGGCGGGAGCCGCCGGTAGCGCTCGAACAAGTCGAGCGCGGTGCGGAACTCGGCGCGCTCGAACGCCTTCGTCCCGGCGCTCAGGTAGCAGCGCTCGAGGTAGCCGGCAATCATGGCCTGGATGTCCGGATAGGCCGCGATCGCCTTGTCGAACGAAGCGAGCGCGTTCTCGTAATCCTCATTGTTGAGGTGGCGCACGCCCTGGATCGCCTCGCTGTACGCGCGTGCCTTCCGGTCGGCGATCTCGACGAGCTCGTAGTTGCGCTCATACTCTTCGGTCTCGGCGTACCCGCGGCGCAGCAGGTCGACGATCTGGACGATCTCGATGTAGTCCTTCTCGGCGCGCAACGCGCGCAGCTTGGCGATGTAGCCGGCGGCTTCCTGCTCGCGGATCTTCGCCTCGACGTTGCCGATCCGCTCGTCGATAGCCTGGCCGTACGTGGTGACCGAGAACTGCTCCTTGATCTTCATGTAGGCCTGCTTGGCCTCGGTGAGCCGGCCGGAGAGCTCGAGCCGCTGCGCCTCGGTGTAGATGGCCGAGGCAGCCGCCTCGAGCTCCCTGAAGTGCTGCTCCTTAATGAGCGCGGCGAGCGTGCGGATCTTCTCGATCGAGGCTGTCGTGCTGTAGTTCGCCTCGGCGGCCAGGAGCACGTTGAGCGCGCGGACGACCTCGCCCTCCTCAAGCAGCGCCTGCGCCTTGTTGTACTCCTCGGTCGCGCGCAACTCGGCGACGCGCGGGTTGGCGTCGACGGTGACCTTGGTGAGCTGCGTCTCGACGGTGCGCGTCAGTGGGAAGTGCTCGCGCGTCTCCTGCACGATGCGCAGCGCCCGTTCGAAGCCGCTGCGGTCGTTGGTCGGGACGGCCGATTCGAGAACGCGGGCCGCGGTCTCGACAAGGTCACTGGCGATCTCCTCGCCGGCGGTCTCGCGCACGCTCTTGCCCTCGCCGATCTGGGGCAGCTCGCGGTCGATGCCGGTGAACGGCACGCCGCGCAGGTCCTTGCCGCGCAGCACGCCGCTCTCGTCGATGGAGTAGGTGAGCCGCCCCGTGCGCCCGTACGCGCTCGGCTCGGCGTAGCAGAGGAAACCATCCTCGTTGGCGCGTACGATGTGCAGCCGGTAACCGCGCAGCTCGCGGGCCACGTCGGGCATGGCCGAGTAGTGGAGCGATTCGATGTCCTCGAGCATGCCGAACTCATAGGCGCCGTTGCCGTTCTTGTCAAAGAAACAGCCGTAGCGGGCGTAGTATTGCGTCTTGCAGACGCCCTCGAGCACGCGCTGGGCGCTTACCTGGTTAGCGCGCACCGTGCGCCCCACGCCGCCCCGCCAGCCCTGCCACGCAAGGAGAGCGAATACGAGCACGACCCACGTGAAGCCCAAGTTGATGCCCCACGTCGCCATTCGCTTGTCTTTGAGCAGCCCGCCGCGACGACGGATATTGGCGAGCGAGACGAACCCCAGAATGATGCCGAGCAGCCACCCGACCCCGAGCAGCAGCGGGCCGAGTGCGCCCGAGATGAAACTGACCAGCGGCAACGTCGAGGCCACGGAACGCTCCGGCTCGAGATGCGCCGGCTGGATGAACGTCTCGGTGGGCAGATAGGCGCTTCGACCCATGCCCTGCGGCGTCGTGATGAGCGCCCCGGCTTCCGGCCCCAACTCCGCTTCGGCGATGATCGCGCCGTGTTCGTCGATGGCCACGGCGGTCTCGCCTTTGAACAGGATATCAACCTCGCCGAGTGTGATAACCGAGCCGACCGAGATGACCGCCTCGCGCACTTCCTCGCCGTCAACGAGGATGCCCTGCTTGCTCAGATCCTTGACGACAAACTCCTCGCCGCGCTTCTCGATCCGGACATGGTGGCTGGCGATGCTTGGGTCGTCGAGGGTCAGGTCGTTCTCGCCGGAGCGCCCGATGAGGATCGTGCGGCTCTCGAGCTCGACGGACTGCTCGATCGGCTGGTTCGGATGGAGGATCAGCTTGATCACAGAACGGTTGCCCCCATTTGGGCCGCACTCAGAGTCCCAGGGCATGAATCGAATGCAGTGAGTCCGGTTCGGGACGGCCGCTGGGCTACCCGTAACAAGAACAGTGCCACTGCTCGGCGGGGCTGTCAACACTTGAAGGCTACAGCGCGCCTGAGGCTCACTGCCATGGGCAGTGCGACTCGCACCGGAGTGGCTCAGTCCTGTCTGTCGTGCAACGGACGTTGCCGGGACGACCCCGACGGGGCTCAGTCCTTATGATGTCCGGAGCTCCAGTCTTCCCTGAGTTCCTCGAGCTGCTCAATGAAGGGCGTGTAGGTGTCCTTCTCTCTGTCGTCGAGGGCCTTGATGGCCGTGATGGCTTCGTCGATGAGCCCGGTCGCCTTCTCGGCGTCGCCGTCATGGAGCCGGGTATGACCGAGCTGCACGTAGGCCTGCAGCGCGGGGAAGAAGACAGGCAGCTTGTCCTTGTGCTTCACGACGGCCTCGAGGTGTTCTACGGCCTTTGCCTCGTTGCCGCTCGCGCCGTGCAGGGCGGCCGCGAGGGAGTGGAACTCCGGCCGTTCCGGATCGGCCTCGAGCGCTTTGTCGAGCATGCCGATCGCCTTGGCGAGATCCGGCTCCTCAGTGCTGTCGAGGTAGTCGCGTGCCTCGGCATAGTGCACCGTGGGGCTGTCTATGCCGAGCGCCTTGGCGATATGCCCCTCGACTGCCAGGCCGCGCATATCCTTGGCCAGGATCATGCCGTTGCCGTCGAGCAGGAAATTGGTTGGGATGCTGCGGATACCGAACATCGTCGCGTACGGGGACTGCCAGCCCTTGGCGTCGCAGATCTGGGGGTAGGTGAGGCCGTATTCCTTGGCCATCGCGCGCAACGCGTCGATCGACTGGTCCAGGCTGATGCCGAGGATGCTCAGCTTGTCGCCGGCATACTCGTCGTGCACGAGAGCAAGGTAGGGCAGTTCCATGCGGCATGGCTGGCACCAGGTCGCCCAGAAATCAATGAACAGCAGCTTGCCCTTGTGGGCCTTGAGCGCGACGTCGTCGCCGTCGATTGTCTTGGCGGTCAACGTCTCGTAGTTGGGGAAGCGGTCGCCGACCTCGAGGCCCTCCGTCGGCTCGTCGGCGGCCTTCGAACATGCCGCCGCGAAGATCGACACCATGACAACCACAATGGCAATGCCCAGAAGTCTCCGCATGATCCCTCTCCCGCTCTCGTTGTGAGCTGATACGTCGTCGTTGGCACGTGGCATCTTGTCCGCCTGCGCCTCTTTGTAGTCGAAAACAGGTTCCGGTGGACAGGAGTTCCTCCGTGCCCGTCGCGCTTCGACGATGTAGGGCGGGGCCAGGAGGCTCCGCCGAACGCGCCGGTTGCGGCACGCTGTGGCGGTACGCGTCAGCGTGCCTCGATTGAGGCCTCGCCGAAGTAGCCGTGCGGCTGCAGCCATCGCACGAGCAGCGCCACCACGTCGAGCACGCCGGCTTGGCGTGCGTCCTCGACGAGATCGTTGAACACGGTGCGGCAGTACTCGGCGCCCTCCTCGCGCGAGAGGTACTTGTAGGCGTTGATCCAGCCGGGATCGATGTCGCGGTCGAACCAATCGTCATAGACCTGGAAAAGCACGCCGAACTCCTGGCCGACGTGCGCAGCGCGCTCGGCCTCGGGGGTGCCGAGCATCGGCAACCGGAACGCCAGGTCGAACAGCACGCCGGTCTTGAGTTCGGCCATCTTACGGTAGACGTCGAACCCGAGATCCTCGCTCTCGAGCCGGCGTTCGAGGAAGATGCCGTGGATGAGCGACTTGATCGCCCCGACGCACGCGGCAATCACCTCGGTGTTGCGCGGGGTGCGCAGCGCGTACTCGATCGCCTCGCAGATAAAGTGGTCGCCGACGAGGATGGCGTCCGGGCCGCCGAAGAGCGCGTTGACGGCGGGCTCATGGCGCCGCTCGAGGGCTTCGTCAATGACGTCGTCGTGGATGAGCGAGGCGAAGTGGAGCAGCTCGACGAGCACGCCGCAGCGCACGGCGTAGTCCTGCGAACAACAGCCGTGCTCGGCGAGCAGCAGCGGGATGATGCCGCGCACGCGCTTGGCTTCCCTGCTGAGCAGAATGCGGTTGGCCGCCTCGAGTATCGTGCCCACGCGGTCGCCGTACGGGCTGGCGTGGATGAGCTCGCGGTGGGCATCGTTGACGAGCGAACGGTAGCGCTCGAGCTTGGCGCCCAGCTCGTCCATGAACTTGTCGCCGGTCGGTTTCGTCACGTGCCCATGTCCCACGAGGCGAGGTAATGCTTCTGCTCGGCCGTGAGCGTATCGATCGCCACGCCCATGCTTCTGAGCTTGAGCTTGGCGACCCACTTATCGATCGTCTTCGGGACGGGATAGACCTGCGGCTTGAGCTTCGCGGCGTTCTTGATCGCCCACTCGGTCGTGAGCGCCTGGACCGAGAAGCTCATGTCCATCACGCTCGCCGGATGGCCCTCGGCCGCGGCGAGGTTGATGAGCCGTCCCTCACCGAGCAGGAAGAGACGCCGCCCGTTCTTGAGGATGTACTCGTCAACGCAGTGGCGCACGTCCTTGTTGACCTTCTTGGCCAGCGAGGCGAGCGCGGGGATGTCGATCTCGACGTCGAAGTGGCCCGAGTTCGCCACGATCGCGCCATCCTTCATCTTCTCGAAGTGCTCCTTGCGCAGCACGTGGATGTCGCCCGTGAGCGTGCAGAAAAGATCGCCGATCTTGGCCGCCTGCGCCATTGGCATGACGCGGAAGCCGTCCATCGTCGCCTCGAGCGCACGGACGGCGTCCACCTCGGTGACGATGACATTGGCGCCCATGCCGCGCGCGCGTGTGGCGAAGCCGCGCCCGCACCAGCCGTAGCCGGCGGTGACGATGGTCTTGCCCGCGATGAGCATGTCCGTGGCGCGGATGATGCCGTCAACGGTCGACTGGCCCGTGCCGTAGCGGTTATCGAACAGGTGTTTCGTGTCGGCGTCGTTGACGGCGATCACCGGGATCTTGAGCGCGCCGTCGGCGGACATCGCCTTGAGCCGGATCACGCCCGTCGTCGTTTCCTCCATCGAGGCAACCACCTGGCCGGCCAGGTGCGCGTAGTCGTTGTGGAGCGCGCTCACGAGGTCGGCGCCGTCGTCCATCGTCACGTTCGGGCTGTGGTCCAGCGCCGCGTGCAGGTGCTTGTAGTAGCCCGTGCGGTCCACGCCGCGCCGGGCAAACACCTTCATGCCGTAGTCGGCCACGAGCGAGGCGGCCACGTCGTCCTGCGTGCTCAGCGGGTTCGAGGCGCAGAGCACCAGATCGGCGCCGCCGGCCTCGAGCGTGCGTGCCAGGTTGGCCGTCTCAGCGGTGACGTGCAAACACGCGCTCATCCGCTTGCCCTTGAGCGGCTTCTCTTTCGCAAACCGCTCGCGCACGAGCTTGAGCACCGGCATGTCGTTGTCGGCCCACTCGATGCGCTTCGTGCCCTTGGCGGCCAACTTCAGGTCCGTTACGTCGTACTTCGTTGCCTTCTTCGCCATGCGTTCCGTGTCCCTCTCGCAGGTCAGGATGTGCAACTCGCTTCAGTCGCCCCTGAAGGGGCTCCGAGTTTGGAGACGCCCTTGTACCACGGGCTGGCGCCCGTGGCTACCCCCAATCGCGCCACCGGCGCTGTGTGGTCGGATGGCTTGTGAGGATCGTTCCCGATGCGGGTGCTATTGGCTCTCGTCAGCCGGTTCGTGCCAGAAGCCCTGGCCGACCATGAGCAGGAGTTTCGATATGCCCCACACGCCGCCCCCGAGCGCGGCCATTTTCATCAGATCGAGCAGGAACCACACGAAGCACGCGAAGAAGCCGTACCGCGCGCGTGCGAGGAACACGATGAAGGCGAGCGTTCCGCCTGCCACCCACGTCGTGTACGCCAGCGTGTGGAGCTTCCTTGCCCACTCGACGTAGCCGCGCCACGGCCGGCCGCGCATCCGATCCGCCGCGGTTCTCCATGTGTCACCTCTTGCGTTGTGAGCCACTCGCCGGGTCGGGGGCGTCCCGGCCCGTAGCGCCGCGCGTGTTCTCCTCGATGTCGCCGAGCATTTCCATGAGGTGCGAGGCCACGAACGAGGCCACCCCGAACGCCACAACGGCAAACAGACAGTACATGACGTGGGCGACACCATCGAGTGAATGCCCCTCGGGCGTCGACAGAACAATAGCGGCGTAGATGAACCCAAGGGCCGGCACAACGACGCCGATGATGCGGACCACCTTGGCGCAGATCAGCACGCGGTATCGTCGCGCCTTGTGACGGTATTCGGCGTTCTGGTCCATGCGCGGTTACTCCTCTAGAGGTTGTTCCGGGCGATGCGCCTCCGGGCGCACGTTTTCCTCGATATGGCTGAGTATGCGCAGGACCGTGGCCACGGCCCACAAGGGCGCCGCCATGGCGAGGACCGAAAAGACGAACACCAGGGTGATGCCGAGTGTCGGCATCCACTTCTGGTCAACGCGAAACCCAACCACCACGGCGAGGGCCACAACGAACCCGACAGCGGCCAGGATCCTGAGCGCGCCGGCACATATCCGCGACCGCTCTCCGC includes:
- a CDS encoding redoxin domain-containing protein yields the protein MRRLLGIAIVVVMVSIFAAACSKAADEPTEGLEVGDRFPNYETLTAKTIDGDDVALKAHKGKLLFIDFWATWCQPCRMELPYLALVHDEYAGDKLSILGISLDQSIDALRAMAKEYGLTYPQICDAKGWQSPYATMFGIRSIPTNFLLDGNGMILAKDMRGLAVEGHIAKALGIDSPTVHYAEARDYLDSTEEPDLAKAIGMLDKALEADPERPEFHSLAAALHGASGNEAKAVEHLEAVVKHKDKLPVFFPALQAYVQLGHTRLHDGDAEKATGLIDEAITAIKALDDREKDTYTPFIEQLEELREDWSSGHHKD
- a CDS encoding polyprenyl synthetase family protein; translated protein: MTKPTGDKFMDELGAKLERYRSLVNDAHRELIHASPYGDRVGTILEAANRILLSREAKRVRGIIPLLLAEHGCCSQDYAVRCGVLVELLHFASLIHDDVIDEALERRHEPAVNALFGGPDAILVGDHFICEAIEYALRTPRNTEVIAACVGAIKSLIHGIFLERRLESEDLGFDVYRKMAELKTGVLFDLAFRLPMLGTPEAERAAHVGQEFGVLFQVYDDWFDRDIDPGWINAYKYLSREEGAEYCRTVFNDLVEDARQAGVLDVVALLVRWLQPHGYFGEASIEAR
- a CDS encoding FHA domain-containing protein; this encodes MIKLILHPNQPIEQSVELESRTILIGRSGENDLTLDDPSIASHHVRIEKRGEEFVVKDLSKQGILVDGEEVREAVISVGSVITLGEVDILFKGETAVAIDEHGAIIAEAELGPEAGALITTPQGMGRSAYLPTETFIQPAHLEPERSVASTLPLVSFISGALGPLLLGVGWLLGIILGFVSLANIRRRGGLLKDKRMATWGINLGFTWVVLVFALLAWQGWRGGVGRTVRANQVSAQRVLEGVCKTQYYARYGCFFDKNGNGAYEFGMLEDIESLHYSAMPDVARELRGYRLHIVRANEDGFLCYAEPSAYGRTGRLTYSIDESGVLRGKDLRGVPFTGIDRELPQIGEGKSVRETAGEEIASDLVETAARVLESAVPTNDRSGFERALRIVQETREHFPLTRTVETQLTKVTVDANPRVAELRATEEYNKAQALLEEGEVVRALNVLLAAEANYSTTASIEKIRTLAALIKEQHFRELEAAASAIYTEAQRLELSGRLTEAKQAYMKIKEQFSVTTYGQAIDERIGNVEAKIREQEAAGYIAKLRALRAEKDYIEIVQIVDLLRRGYAETEEYERNYELVEIADRKARAYSEAIQGVRHLNNEDYENALASFDKAIAAYPDIQAMIAGYLERCYLSAGTKAFERAEFRTALDLFERYRRLPPRENRLPDATLMRAYYEVGKLDYRQGNYDAAAQRLFVCSGPYSQVAEFNYVYGSVLLAQKDHREAVAYFNRYFEVTKADPKQRLHVPSLRKRGYSQAQLASELETEVKTLVLANAVYRPLVNTEAIRIPETSDDGQDSGEAVEDEQDDAKSPQEEEEENEERRRGGAGGPRSVLGGLGAPGDIRVHAQADGADAGASAEPSFRRILQLIVDIQKNSNDIDKEIRAAAGDSTRRQEALVRRSTMIEAFQQQQASIRIDIDRENTSKRDIILRIGYSADYLGRCVTDLQQVNERAGRNRQLEEVMAKLDHKRKMFAAAYTNLAEAHTQDLKTQHDAYALLESALKEFSGWPDPRDVGQSLRDMFMVRPGTEKMAEGLRMLLAGFDVEADLEIILRTGGETDL
- a CDS encoding adenosylhomocysteinase yields the protein MAKKATKYDVTDLKLAAKGTKRIEWADNDMPVLKLVRERFAKEKPLKGKRMSACLHVTAETANLARTLEAGGADLVLCASNPLSTQDDVAASLVADYGMKVFARRGVDRTGYYKHLHAALDHSPNVTMDDGADLVSALHNDYAHLAGQVVASMEETTTGVIRLKAMSADGALKIPVIAVNDADTKHLFDNRYGTGQSTVDGIIRATDMLIAGKTIVTAGYGWCGRGFATRARGMGANVIVTEVDAVRALEATMDGFRVMPMAQAAKIGDLFCTLTGDIHVLRKEHFEKMKDGAIVANSGHFDVEIDIPALASLAKKVNKDVRHCVDEYILKNGRRLFLLGEGRLINLAAAEGHPASVMDMSFSVQALTTEWAIKNAAKLKPQVYPVPKTIDKWVAKLKLRSMGVAIDTLTAEQKHYLASWDMGT